The Glycine soja cultivar W05 chromosome 9, ASM419377v2, whole genome shotgun sequence sequence gcaaattataccttctgctgggtgaacaattcttactggttgaggaatgtcggtgacttcatcgtctgtttcagatataccgtcaacactgtcatcttcgtctacagactcttcaacgtatgagttagacacaagataatcatcatcatcatcatcgtcttCGTCAATAtgtaaattgctcatatttgttgCCGGTTGTGTctcatcattagataaataatttccacatgatgtaagcgaatttgcagaatgaaacattgaaccaccagcaacatccttttctatgtacaattccaaAACTGACATTTGGtcttgttgtttaaaactttctaacatcgtttcaacgtcttcgtcatcacaaatttgcaaggcaatatattttcctgacactaaaaatctacagcTGATAgctgaaataatttcattattttgtaactttaccttatctccaatttttttcttcaaggcattgaaactaattccacgtttaatctgaatcgcttttttacttccttcaaatattacaccatcattatcttcatatacccttccattgaaatacaacactgttataaccgaattcatcctgtacctacaaaaaaaatattttaacacgtcAAATAAATTACAAGATAGTCATTTTTAACACGAAAACACTACATTTCTCTTTTAAAGTGTAATCCCAAAATATCTCTTTATTGGAACTTTACAttcaatttctcttttaaaattttttaattaacttcaaattaCTTTCATGagacacacttaaaaaaatgaacaatttcaagatagtcatttttaacacaaaattaaataattcatgaacgaagttagtattataaataattaatcttaacattaatagcttTAACATGGAAAAagctaattacaaaattgctaaaaatataataaaatatttaacactTTCAAGTTGAAcgcttataaatttttaacacaccaaAAACCAacttaatctaattaaaaaatactacaacttcatcttaaaaaaaaatcatactcaaaatatttactttaaataaatataatctacaaattttttttattcaaagttcaaacattcatcaatttttaacacactaaCAAATTTTGAATCTAGAACACATTTATATGACATATCCGATGGGACGATGCAAGAATTTAGTTATGGATCAAATAATTCATGTACACGTTTAATCAACATCTAtgattattttggaaaaaaaagttataaccaaataaatttattaacaaagatgtaaataaatttatttcacgAAAATTGTTCACGGAAGGAAAAGATAGAAGCAATTAAACGCGAGTTCTATACAAATTATCAACACccacctaatctaattaaaaaattattacaaatttcatattcaaaatatttttattttcactcaaaatattatcttcaaattaatattgttacacaatttttcttttatttttgacatTTAAACACACATTTAAACAAGCATATCAAATATAaacgttaatttaattttaaaataaataaatactatatacaaaaattaagttacaacctaacaaaataacttaaaaaaaatttcataccaCACAGTTTTTTGAACAGCTAAAtccaccaaaacaaaaaagaaacaagctCAAAGGCACGGATAATAGCTTTAAAATGAAACCTTGGCAGTtgcaagaaaaggaaaatgaagcAGTTTgcaagaaaaatcaaatgaagcAGTTGCAAGAATAAGCACAAAACACGGATAATAGCTTTAAAATGAAACCTCTGGCCGTtgcaagaaaaggaaaatgaagtagtttgcaagaaaaatgaaatgaagcAGTTGCAAGAATAAGCACAGAACGAAATATTTGAAGACCCTAAATCGCCAAGGCAGCTGGCGTTTTCACCCTAAATCGCCTAAGGACCTGGCGTTTTCAGCTGCACTGCAAAAGCTGGTTCACCTGCAAAAGCTGTACCTGATACGCGTGGGGAAGCGCTGGTTTGACCAGCGACTCCACCCTGCATGGCCAAAACGCCATTGCAGGTGGCGACATCAGTGCTGTCGCCAGTGGCAGAGGCGACACAGCCACGTGTCGCGTGCCTGAGTGTGGCGCTGTTCATGCTAGCGATTTGCATGAATAATTTCAGTGTTGCTACGTAAAAAACAGCACCCCtctggtatttttttaaaaagagccCTAGTCTGGgaaatattttctaaatgaaCCCTAGTCTGGGAAATTTGCCTGATTACGTTCATGTTTGGGTATTTGTTTCTTGATAATTATTAGGATGGAGAATATTTCACTGGAATTTGTTGTTGGCTGAGTATGGTCGCATTTCGATAAAGGACCGCTGTGTGTTTTGATATTTGTTaagttaaaaagataataatgtCGTGTAGTTTTGAAATaccaatattttttcttacaagTCTCGATTATATAAAACTAAACATTCATTAGATGAATCAATTAAGCTTACATGTAATTTCCTTCAAgcaaatcaaagaaattttttcaaTTGTCTTTCTAAGTACTATGCCCAGTTATTCTTTTAACAAGTATTTTCAAGCTCGCCaatcttttcaagtttaaaaacttcCAATTGTAAACTATCATCTATAAAGTTAATTagaatacaaatatattttgccCACAAAAGAGTGTATTAACTTTTGGGACTATTAtaaataacactaaaattttaagttatttttattaacaataaatGTAATCACTCGGTTTCAAATTTAATCACTTAAGTTTATTATAATGTTTTAAAAGTAACCAAGTAACCACTcacaatcaaatttaaattcaaataaaataaatcataataatgcTCACAATTAAAGAGCATATTGAATTTTGGTACTATTATAAACAACatgcaaatttcaaatttaaaagtaatatgATAATAGTAAACTAATATTCATAAAACtagaatataataaatgatattgCTCAAAGTAAAAAAGCGTATTAACTTTGGAGACCTTTATAAACAACATTGAAATCTCAAGTTTGAAAATAACAGGTAATCCTACACTGTCGTGCATTAAATTTGAATACAATAAATGATCATGCTCACAATAAAAGAACCTATTGATTTTTGGGACTTTTATAAAcctcaaaatttcaaatttgaaagtaattaaccaaataattttttttttataaaacaaaggcAATGCTAAGATAAAATGTTGTTGTGAACTCAATTAGGTTGAGATCACtacaattaaatatcataataGTAATGTCTGATTCATTAAATagacaaataaaacaaaacagaaaaccTTGGGGGACATCAAAAGTCTGACCCAAGTGAATCAAAACAAGGACTATCTAAATCTGTAACAAGGAAGACTTTGCGGTATATAACAAATGTCAAAACAAAAGATAGGAACGAAAAATCTATAATAAATGATAGgagttaattatgtttttaattcctaattttttttaaaaaaatttacttttagaAAAAACTGATCAATCTTAGTCTTTAATCTTCCTGTGTATTAAGACTTTTAATTCTTATTGTCAAATTCCATTATTAAGTAACGACGTAGCAtttgtattaatattatttaattacattttgcAGCAGTTACTTTTATGGTGGTTTAAAACCGCCGAAGAATGTTTGTTTCAgtatttaaaatgtaatattaatcAATTCTGGCGGTTTAAACCGACTGAAATGGCTTCAGGTGGGTATCTTCTATAGGCATaatcaataagaaaaaaaatggcagcATATTCACATCATAAATCCATCTCAGATCCAAATCAAAATTGGTATTGAATTCTTCAAACCTCATCGTcacactaaacctctccccaatgTCTCCACCCAATTCATCTCCATCACCAATCGCCCCAAAATGCAGCTCCCAAGATCCAGATCCAAAAGGACTTCACAATGACAACCTATATTCATAGATTACTCCATAACACcaagtttttctaattttgctCTTATAATAGTCCATAATACAATAACTAGATTTCTTAATCttcaaaagggaaaaaaagtacTGTTATACtgtatattttccttttattttaaaagatgaatGTGTGTCTTTAATTTTTGCATTTGAAAGTTTTACATTTGAAAAGCAAGCGAAGGATGCTCCATTGTTGTCGCtcttatatttgattttggatTTGGCTGGGTTTGGGTTTGTTGATTTGTGTTTCTTGATCTGATTTGTTACAAATAAAGGATTAAAAGGCGAAAAATAACCGCTTcaaaatctaattaaataatttaaaataaatgtcatAACAGTAAAAATTGACTCATTAAATTCAAATGCtaaatgataatttgaatgcTCACAATAAAAGAGCCTATTGACTTTTGggatttttataaataacatcaaaattttaagtttgaaaatGACCAAATAAATGTAAACTATCATCTATCAAGTTCAAATACATCAAAGAATAATTTTACTTCTCACAATACAAGAGATGTTGAATTTTGGAACTTTTATAAACATTGTCAAAATTAAGTCACCAAATGAAGCTTGAGACTTGTGGATAGATGTTGCAGGTTAAGACACAAAGGTATTGACAATAAAACTGTTTCACTAGAAGAGTTACAAAATGTGTGAAACTCTCTAATATTAACTAACAAGCtagttgataaattttaaatattataaaatgatatatttagttattttagctataaaaaaatcaaataaattagtgaaaaaaatgatgaaacaaaaattaaacagtacaacaacaacaacaacaacaacgccttatcccactaggtggggtcggctacatggatcaacttccgccataatgttctatcaagtaccatacttctatccaaaccattaatttcgagatccttttttataacctctcttatagtctttttgggtcttcctctgcctcgaattgtttgtcttctctccatctggtctactctcctcactacagagtctaccggtcttctctctacatgcccaaaccacctaagtctattttccaccatcttctctacaataggcgctactccaaccctctctctaatagcttcgtttctaattttatcctgtcgagtcttaccacacatccaccgcaacatcctcatctccgctacaccgactctattctcatgttggctcttgaccgcccaacattctgttccgtacaaaatcgccggtcttaccgcagtccgataaaactttccctttagcttgatcggtacctttgcatcacataacacccccgatgcttttctccatttcatccatcctgcttgaatgcgatgattcacatccccttcaatttccccatcatcctgtattacagacccaagatatttaaaccgtgtgacttgaggggtaatatggtctcctattttcacctctgagttagaaaccctcattcttttgttgaacttacattccatatactccgatttgcttctgcttaggcgaaagccatgtgtttctagagctcgtctccaagtttccaacctctcattcaattcctccctcgactctccaaggaggactatgtcatctgcaaaaagcatgcatctcggcgctatctcttggatttgttccgtgaggacatccagaattaaggtaaaaaggtaggggctaagggttgacccttgatgtaaaccaattgtgatgggaaaatcgtctgactctccaccctgtgtcctaacactagtcgataccctatcatacatatcttggatagctcgaatatatgcaaccctaacccctttcttctctagagctttccacaaaatctctctaggcactctatcatacgctttctccaagtcaataaaaattaagtgcaagtcttgttgggccatgcgatattgctccatcacccgccgtaataaataaatcgcttccatggtcgaccttcccggcatgaaaccaaattgattctcagtaacttgagtctcctttcttaatctccgttcgatcactctttcccataatttcatggtatgactcatgagcttgattcccctataatttgcacaattttgtatatcccccttgttcttatagattggcactaacgtgcttctcctccattcctccggcatgcgttttgacctcataatttcgttaaagagtttggtgagccactcaagacctctatctccaagagttttccacacttcaataggtatgttgtctggccccaccgccttaccattactcattcttttcaacgcttcctttacttcctgtttctgaatccgacgatagtacttatagttccggtcctcttctcttgtgtctagactgctagagtcatatccatatccatcattaaataagttgtggaaatacgccttccacctttccttgatatctttttcatgcactaagactttgccttcttcatccttaacacactttacttgatccaaatctctagtcttcctctctctacccttagcaagcctatatatagatctttctccgtccctggttcctagagcttggtatagtccgtcaaaagcttgggctcttgcctcactcaccgccttcttggtttcatttctagctatcttatacttatcccaagtttcagaatttctacacctagaccactccttgaaacactccttttttactctaactttgctctgaacattttcattccaccaccacgattctttacccctaggtccaaaacctctagattcacccaacatctctttagccactttaataatctcttgggacatcttgttccacatatcatttgcacttccttgtgattgtccacaccaaccctcccatatcttttgttggaagattccttgtttctcacccttcaagtgccaccatttgatccttggtgctaccagaggacttcttctctttgccctatctctaattcttacatccataaccaaaactctatgttgggtagtcaagctctctcctggaataactttacagttcaagcaatacttcctatcagacttcctgataaggaagaaatctatctgagaacatgtccctccacttttgtaagtgataagatgttcctctcttttcttaaaccatgtattggctatagaaagatccaaagcctccgaaaactccaagatggatttaccctccccattcatctcccctaggccaaaacccccatgcaccccctcaaaacctctagccccgctacctacatgtccattgagatcccctcctaggaaaactttctctccttggggtatatcctgaagtaccccttctagatcctcccaaaattttaccttaaagtgttctgctaacccaacctgaggtgcgtacccactaataacattaaaggtgtcctgtcccactaccaattttaagactatgatacgatctcctactcttcttacatccacgacatccttcttccactccttgtccacaataatccctaccccatttcttgatctgatttttcccgtataccacagcttaaatcccgagttgtctaattctttcgctttttcacctgtccacttagtttcttgtaggcacataaaattgatcttcctcctcaccataacatccactatttccatagattttccagtaagtgtgcctatattccatgtaccaaagcgaatcctcctgtcatgaactagcttctttacccacacccgttcacgaaaatgtgggaacccttgcttacttttcactacatccgggcggcgatgcagcggctcttgctcttttgacactgtactcgagccatacagcgcgttgcttccgggcaacgacctagcattcacattattacgtaattgatccatgtcatagagattcgacaaagtttaacgttggctgtcgaaagcctaacacaaccctctccttttatccgggcttgggaccggctaagaatagcaaagcttataagttttttttttcataagccAGTACGagtatcttataaaaataagctaaaacatatcaaaataagttttaaatttataaactaCTAAACACACTCAACacatatcttatcttttttattatcattattatgttTGTGCAACAAATAGAAGTTAATTTCCAAACTTGTGTATATGTTTTATGACTTTTGCAAAAATTAACTTTGCTTTTGTGTCAATTATACTCTTAAAAATATGAGAGTCGATAAactctatctttttttatttttttctagatGAGAGGATGACTCAAACAAGATATTCCAAATAActtattattcttaaaatattttaaggtttTCAAGATTctcttattttgataaaatatgtgACAAATGAAACTGATATTTATCGACAAAATTATTAAGACACTTTAAGATTGTATTGAGATATCAAAGTCTctctaaacaaaaataaatcatcaacaaaataaatatgatatatgGTATATCTACCACATGTAGATTTATATAGCTTTAATATATCATCAtgaaatattatgaaaaaataactcaattttatatattcacatgtGACTTTTTTGAGATTGTTGGATTTAAATCACCACTCCCGTATGTCTCAATTCATGTCCCACCAATAAAAACATGTCATGTCATGTCATTTGACATTCAACCTAGATTTCTCGGTTTTTCCCACATTGTCCTTAACCAACAGAAATCTCTTTTgtgttatccttttttttttttcatcttagaTCATCGTTGCAACCTTCAAGGATGTTCAGTTTCAACGCTATTATCCCTTTTCTTCCATCATCATCAAATCTCGCAAAATTCACTTCCATTCCCAATTAAGAATAAAACAGAGCATCTAAATGTTCCAATGCTGtaaaattgttttctatttCTGATTACACCAATTCAAAGCATGCTAATGTTTCAATATTCTCAATTAAGATCAAAACAGAAGACGTATCAGTAGCACGTTAGTGGAGAAGCAAAAATTTTAGTTGTGGGAGGGGTGTggtataaaaaattctaatccAATTTATAACCTTGTTTAAGGCTTTAAGCGTTTAGCTATTTATGTTCTCTCCATGAAAGGATTCCAGGCAATAGCATCAATGCACCGTATGAGATTCCTTTCCAATTTCCAAATTTCCTTGTGAATACTTGAAATTAAGAGTGTGTAGAAATTATTGGCACTTGAATGGCATGGCAAGAAAAATCAAGAATCAACGCAGCGCTACATatgctatttttatttcttacgcTCATAATTTCTCAATTTTCTACACAGCAGGGTACCCTATTATGGTTCCAAGTTATACACAACCACCACCAGAACTGAACCATCTTTGCCAATAATATTTCTGTCCAATGTGAGAAAAACATAGAAGTCTacttgaatattttaaataacatgACATGTTTTTATTGATGGAACATGAATTGAGACATACTCACGGGACTCGTGAGTTAAATTCGAGATtgttaaacaaagaaaataatgattagGTTGATTTTTTCTAGTTcttaatatagaaaaaaatagaaatattaaaaatctctaaattttgaattttaatgcattttaaccttttatctttatttggtCTTAATTTAGACTCAAGTATTGTGTTTATGATATTACGTCTTAAATAAAACTTCAGTGAATATTTATAGTTTTGATGAAGAGATTTATATAAGATTTGGTGTGAATCACAAAAGAAACTGGGTTTGAAATTGGTGTGCTATCTGTGCAGCTTATTATAGATACAAATAACAGTTAATATATAAACGTAAggatctttctatttttttttaacaacagtGATCAATGTTTAAGTGGTGTATAAATAACAATACTCAAACACATCTCATGAGTCATGACACTGCACTTGATATGGCACATGGATGACTCTTTGACAGCACAATAAGTAAGGATACGTTACTAATCAGATGCTATTGTTATGATAATCATCAACCTATTACATTAGAACACAACATGTGGTCATTCCAACATGATAATTTTGATTCCCCCTGTCCTACTTTTATTATAGTTTAATTTACACGCATTttcaatgtaaaatattttcacacaaacattcaataaaaattCCCTTATTGCTACATCATATTAACGAATAAAATGACATGGCAAAATGGTTAAATCTCACTAGATGTCTACATAAAAATACACTTTAGATCAATAgtgcatataaattaaaatgagttATTTTCCCATCTCAAGGGCACAATCATTATGAGACACCCAATTGTgtttctcctcctcctcttgcTGCTTCAGGGTCTCATAGAGAGGAGCATTTCTAGTCTCAGGTAGGCAAATGCTCAAAACACCACTTGAAATTGCCAAGACACCAAACACAAGAAAAGAGATAGATGGGCTCAAACGGCCCAACACAACAAGCAAAGGTGCAACAGAAGCCCCCAACATTAGGGCCTGGCGAAGCATTGACACAGCAAAGTTCCTAACATTAGTAGGAAAAAGCTCCACACAATATATGTACAAAATGTCAAATGCTGTGGAAGCACCCATGAATCCAATTGCTTCAATAATCAATTGACCCCAGTTACCACTATTGTTATTATGCACTTTTGATGTACTTCCTTTGTGTGATAAAAATGTGCATAGTATAGAGGACACTGCAGCTATATAAGAGGACATAGATAACAACAAACGCCTATTAGTAAATCCCAATAGAAAGGTACCAATCACCACAGCAGGAATCTCCATAAGTGCATTGATTGCCACTGAGACATAGAGGTTGAAGTTCAAGTTTTCAACATTGAGTTGAACTCCATAGTAAACAAAGCCAACTCCAAAGCCAGATAACATAACAGTGACCATTCTAATAGCTGCCCATTTTGTGGTCCAAAGGTTCTCTTTGTTGTTATTAGGACTTGTTTCATCACTTTCACCATTTTGTGATCCACAAGGGTTAACCAAAGAGAGGTTATCGGGgagttttttctttccattgagTCTAGCAAACTTGTCCAAAACTTGAAGGGCCTCTTTGGATCTTCCTCTTATTAGAAGCCAACGTGGGGATTCTGAGACCAAAGGGAGTAATAGGACAGAATATGCTAGTGGAAGAAGTGACAAGAGTTTGTACAAGTTTCTCCAACATGTTCTTGTCGGATAGGCCACAAGAGGGAGTGTGAGGAACCCTAttgtgaagaaaaagaaaccgTATTGGCCAACTTGGCCACGCCACTTGCAACCTACTGATTCTGTGGTTAGGACAAGGCAGCTTATGCCAATTCCTGACCTGGCAAAACCATTGGCAAAACGGAAGAAAGCATAGATCCAAATGTTTGGGGAGAGAGATGTGGCAAAGGCTGTTATGGAGGTTAAGATGCAGGAAAGTTGCACTGTTTTTTTTCTGCCCAGCAATGAATCAGATAGGTGGCCATAGACACCAGAACCTGCACCAAAATTCATGCAACAAAGTGCATGTAAGTGTGTGTTAATgatgttgttactaatgttgcaatttacaaaattttgagTATAAAATCTACATGACAGTGTAAGAATTGTTATATTCAATCTGAGATCATGATACACTGTGAATCAATATAAGATCATGATAAAGTATGCTTttcttaagataattattataaaagttaataagttTATCATATatgtcaatataaaaaatttaaaatattatagtaaTGGTTAAAAACTGGCTATGTTAATTAGCCCGTGTGGGGTTCGggctaataaatattattttgtgaaaataattaactgtcaaataaatataaaagactaaattgaatttataaaaaaaaatatattctttgtACGGgacttgaaaataaaaataaaattcaactgaaatgctaatttttaatagaaaaattacaaacatgAAAAACAGTTAAGTGCTCACGTTTcagaagaaaactaaaaaaatcacactGGTCAGGAAAAAATTAGTAAGAAGTAAGATATTAATAAGTTAATGAGTTCCACCtctttcataaagaaaagaaagaaaaagaaaaattattagataattgATCTCCTAGTCAAACACAACATGGGCTAGAAAATTTGGCATGGAAATTTACTAAGTGCCATTAATATTCATAAATCTTTTAGCAAACAACATTTTTTGTGGACTGAAATTTATTAGAGCTTTATTATATAAACCATCCATTATTACAAATACAACAGCTCATAACTTTTATGatccattaaatttatttataaatatttgctAGGCCATAAtcatatgaaatttattttgcaCAGTATCACATACATTAATGGTTTACAACTATTTCTTCAATACAGTTGGGTATACTCTCtgttttatattgatttatgGCTGTAGTTGgaacaaattaaaaagatttcTAAAAAGGGTGATCGAAAGCAACCCTTTGTATACACTAATACTGTCAAAACAGATTGATACAAGAAACAAACCTCCTAGTCAGAGGTGCAAGGTACCCATGATTGATTAGTAGATGAagtataataaagaaaaattgtcaGAAACGTAAATCCAACACTCAATTTATCATGACTAGAAAATATAATGCAATCACAAAATTATGAGTGAGACTTGTCAAAGaagtaaaatacataatttttggGTCTCTACAAATTTGAGCTAATAATAATGTTAGAGTGTGCATATAATATTTACTCTGTTATTATTCcttacaagaacaaaaaaataagcaaCAATATGTACCTATGAGAGAGCCAAGGAAGTAGACAGAAGCAGGAACAGCAGCCAGAAACCTTCTATCACATACAAGATTCCACTCAGCTATGATGGAACTTGTGTTGCCACCAACCCATTCCCAAGTCCCAGGAACCAACCCACAGACAGAACCAgtgctattgttgttgttgttacctTGGCACAATCCAGTTTTGCATCTCCAAACAGGAGGTTGAGCATCACTAAAGATTGTGGCCAAAGTACTCTGAGCATCAAATATCCATGCCAATGACACCAAGAGCACATGCACCATCTGAGAGAACCCTAAGGACCCCACATACTCTTCCACCACTTCATCCACAGTGAGCTCAAGTTTGGTCTCACTTTCACTTCCCTCCAAATTTGTGCCCTCCTTAACTAGTTTTTGCTCCTCTTCCATTATGATGATTCCTACaaccaaagaaaaaggaaaaatgattGGTTTCTACCTTGCTTGCTCCAATGTTGTTGGTCTATccactcctctctctctctctctctatatatatatatatatattgttgctAAGCTTACTCTAGCGCATATCTAagattacatttaaaaaattgaggtGACGTGACATCATAACAGGGGTTATAAAGTTGTCTTGATGGtgaaggaagaaggaaaaaatccttctactaacaaaaaattaacaactaacGATTAATATtggtcataaaaaaaatgaaatcagaACAGAACTCctcttgtgtatataataaatgaaatgtTGGTTTGGAAACTATGTTTCCAGTGAAACAATCTGAGGTGCATACTGTGTTTGGGGTGAATCATGAATGGGAGTGGTAGTGGAGAGAATATCCGATggtatatttgattaaattttgatGACACACGTATCATAACAAAACAGCACCTAGTATATAGAATTAATTGATGGGCTAATGTGGAACAAAGTAATGGAAGATTTGATCAATTATTGATAATGGTAATCGATGGATCTGGGGCCCAGTATTTCACAATTGTGGTGTTTGGTGGAAGAATGAAGATAACTTGACAC is a genomic window containing:
- the LOC114425868 gene encoding organic cation/carnitine transporter 1-like, which encodes MEEEQKLVKEGTNLEGSESETKLELTVDEVVEEYVGSLGFSQMVHVLLVSLAWIFDAQSTLATIFSDAQPPVWRCKTGLCQGNNNNNSTGSVCGLVPGTWEWVGGNTSSIIAEWNLVCDRRFLAAVPASVYFLGSLIGSGVYGHLSDSLLGRKKTVQLSCILTSITAFATSLSPNIWIYAFFRFANGFARSGIGISCLVLTTESVGCKWRGQVGQYGFFFFTIGFLTLPLVAYPTRTCWRNLYKLLSLLPLAYSVLLLPLVSESPRWLLIRGRSKEALQVLDKFARLNGKKKLPDNLSLVNPCGSQNGESDETSPNNNKENLWTTKWAAIRMVTVMLSGFGVGFVYYGVQLNVENLNFNLYVSVAINALMEIPAVVIGTFLLGFTNRRLLLSMSSYIAAVSSILCTFLSHKGSTSKVHNNNSGNWGQLIIEAIGFMGASTAFDILYIYCVELFPTNVRNFAVSMLRQALMLGASVAPLLVVLGRLSPSISFLVFGVLAISSGVLSICLPETRNAPLYETLKQQEEEEKHNWVSHNDCALEMGK